One segment of Brassica oleracea var. oleracea cultivar TO1000 unplaced genomic scaffold, BOL UnpScaffold00974, whole genome shotgun sequence DNA contains the following:
- the LOC106320600 gene encoding LOW QUALITY PROTEIN: galactose oxidase-like (The sequence of the model RefSeq protein was modified relative to this genomic sequence to represent the inferred CDS: inserted 5 bases in 3 codons; deleted 4 bases in 4 codons) produces MSFVIIPDGKQIVIEGQRQFNYEFFPKMTSPDVIEMPFLADTYVKEDNNNPYSYVFLNTDTGTDGNLFTFANNRAILFNYGNNTVVKTYPMNPSGNPTSYHSTGSAVLPPLKNXEADKIDAVVLVCGGAPKGSFVLALKRVFVKALDTYARIKSNDSNENPQWTVEKMPRARVMGDMTLLPNGDVLLINSGSAGSAAWSLVANELGREPVFVPDLYQPKNPVNSRFESLNPNTIPRMYHSTAILLRDGRVLVRGSNPHAFYSFTRVLFPXLSLEAFSPAYLENSKTSXPKIMSPTSQSTISYGMNLKVKLKVAGKVKGRAKVTMLFPSFTTHSFSINYQRLLVLDNVRVKRTSSVFGALFGKSKKYEVQVKTPRSANIAPPGYYMMFVVNQNIPSEGIWVRLQ; encoded by the exons atgagttttgtGATT ATCCCCGACGGTAAACAAATCGTTATCGAAGGTCAAAGGCAGTTCAACTACGAGTTCTTCCCCAAAATGACATCTCCTGACGTTATCGAGATGCCGTTTTTGGCCGACACTTATGTTAAAGAAGACAATAATAATCCCTACAGTTATGTTTTCCTTAACACCGAT ACCGGCACTGATGGGAATCTATTTACATTCGCTAACAACCGAGCGATATTATTCAACTACGGTAATAACACGGTCGTGAAAACTTATCCTATGAATCCCAGCGGTAACCCCACGAGCTATCATAGTACTGGCTCAGCCGTGTTACCGCCGCTAAAGAA TGAAGCAGACAAGATCGACGCGGTAGTTCTGGTGTGTGGAGGTGCACCGAAAGGATCGTTTGTCCTcgctttaaaaag AGTTTTCGTTAAAGCGCTCGACACGTATGCTAGGATCAAGAGTAACGAC AGTAATGAGAATCCTCAATGGACGGTTGAGAAGATGCCACGTGCTAGAGTCATGGGAGACATGACGCTTTTACCTAACGGAGATGTGTTGCTTATCAACAGTGGTTCTGCTGGCTCAGCTGCATGG AGCTTGGTCGCGAACGAGCTTGGTCGCGAACCTGTTTTCGTACCGGACTTATACCAG CCAAAAAATCCGGTGAACTCGAGGTTTGAGTCTCTTAACCCGAACACAATACCAAGAATGTATCACTCTACGGCGATTCTTCTCCGTGATGGGAGAGTTCTTGTCCGAGGAAGTAATCCTCACGCGTTTTACAGCTTCACTCGAGTGCTATTCC AGTTGAGTTTAGAAGCTTTCTCTCCGGCTTACCTAGAAAACTCCAAAACCTC TCCGAAGATTATGTCTCCTACGTCACAGTCAACGATTTCGTATGGGATGAATTTGAAGGTGAAGTTAAAAGTTGCTGGAAAAGTTAAGGGTCGAGCTAAAGTGACTATGTTGTTTCCTTCTTTCACGACACATTCGTTTTCGATTAAT TATCAGAGGCTTTTGGTTCTGGACAATGTTAGAGTTAAGAGAACAAGTTCGGTTTTTGGTGCTTTGTTTGGTAAGTCGAAGAAATATGAGGTTCAAGTGAAGACTCCACGATCAGCTAATATTGCACCGCCTGGTTATTATATGATGTTTGTGGTGAATCAAAACATTCCAAGTGAAGGTATATGGGTAAGGTTACAGTGA